CCGACGCGCACCCCGCGAGCAAGGTAACCGTCAGTGCGACAGAAACCGTCGCAGCGGACAGTCGTGAGCCGCTTCTACCGGTGATGGACACGCAGATCTCCCTCATGGGGCTGTCGTCGGTACCGCCGTCAGTCCAGTATCGGGGAATCCGGTCTGGGTATCAGGACAAATCGGAAACTCTATTTTGGTGTCTTGGGCGCCAAACTGCTCAGGATCGATCCGTCGGTGGTGGGTTTCCAGGGGAGGAACAACGCCACCAGCAGGGCAGTGACCAACGCCGCGCCAACCGTGAAGTACGACGCGATGGCGAATCCGTCCAGGCACGCGGTCTTCATCGTGAGGATCAGACTTTCCTTCTGCTGCTCGAAGAGCGGGCTGATGTCGCGGGAGCGAATCTCGATGACGCTGAGCACAGACTCGCGTGCGAAGCCCTTCTCCTGGGCGGACATCACGGCGTCGGGGATTGCGTCGACTATCGGGGCCACCTTGGATGTGTAATACGAGGCAACGATCGAACCGATCACTGCGACGCCCAGGGTTCCACCCAGTTCACGAGTGGTGTCGTTGACGGCCGAGCCGGCGCCGGCTTCGTCGAGAGGAACCGAAGACATGATGGAGTCGGTCGCGGGGCCCTGGACGATCGCGAGGCCGAGGCCCATGAGCACCATCGAGATTACGACGGGCCCGAGATAGGGGGTGTCGACGGTCGTCTGGCCTGCCAGGAACATTCCGCCGCTGAGGACGAGGAGGCCGAACACCATCACTGCGGTCGTACCGAGTTTCTGTGCCGCCAAGGTGGCGACTGGTGCGCCGACGGCAACGGCGGCAGCGAAAGGCAAAGAGTGGATGCCGAATTCAAGCGGGGAATACTCGCGAACTCCCTGGAAGTACTGCGTGATCAAGAACAAGAATCCGAACATGCTGAAGTAGCTGACGGCAATGGCCAAGGCGGGGAACGAAAAACGCCGGATCCGGAAGAGATTCATATTGAGGATCGGTGAATCGGTACGCAGTTCCCACACTACGAAAGCGGCCAACAGCACTGTCGCAGAAAGGTATCCCGTGATGCTCAACGTCGATACCCATCCGCGATGCGGCGCGTCGATGATGGTCCACACCAGAATGACGATGCCGAGAAGCGAGAGAATTGTTCCGACGAAGTCGAATCGGCCGACGTGGAACGCCTTCGACTCCGGAACAACCAGCAGCACGCCGACGATGACCAACAAAGCGGCTGGAACGTTCATCCAGAACACCGAGTGCCAGGAGAAGTGCTCGAGCAGCCAACCGCCTGCCGTCGGTCCGATGGCAATCGCAAAGCCGGCCATTGCGGTCCAGGCCGCGATGGCAATCGCTCGTTCTTTGGCGTCGGTGAAGATGTTCGTGATCATGGCCAAAGTAGCCGGAAAGACCGCTGCGGCAAAGACACCCATAGCGGCTCGCGCCATGATTACCTGTTCGAGGTTGGAAGCCAAGGCGCCGACGAGCGACATCGCACCGACGCCGATCAAGCCGATAATCATCACTCGGCGGCGTCCGAAGCGGTCACCCAGGTGGCCGAAAGTGAGTAGGAACCCGGCGAAGGTCAACGTGTACGCGTCGACGATCCATTGCAGGTCGCTGACGCCGGCGAACAGGTCGACGCTCATCGTCGGCAGCGCGACGTTGACCACCGTGTTGTCCAGCACGACAAGGAGTTCGGCGAGGCAGATGAAGATCAGTGCGGTGAATCGGCGGGATTTTGTCATCATGGGCGCCGAGAGCGCCGGTGCAAGTGTATGAGACATGTTTGTACGCCATCTCTGCTCCTGCGCGAACGGCAGCAGCGATTGGAAGTAGAGGGGTCGGTCAGCTCGGGGCTGAGACCAGAGCCTTGAGGTGAGCGCCGATGCGATCGAGAGGCGCGGTGGTGTGCTGAGCTTTTGCCATCAGGGTCGCGCCTTCGATCGACGCGATGACGACGGTTGCACACTGTGCTGCAGTCTCGGACGGGTGTCCCTGCTGCCAGAAGAACGACGTGAGAAGCGATTCCCACGAGGTGAAGGATTCTCCCGCGGCAACCAGTGCCGCCGGCGTCGACGCGCCCTCCACCGCCGCGGCTGCAACCGGACAGGAGGAGGCGAAATCGCTCTCTACCAAGCTGTTTCGAAAAATGGTGACAACCGCGTCGATGATCTCCGGTGGGGAAGACTGCGCGATCATCGAACTGATGGCTGCGCTGACTCCCCGGCCGAAGTACGCGACGGCTTCGCCGGCCAATTGTCCCTTACCCTCGGGGAAGTAGTGGTACACCGACCCGCGGGGTGCTCCGGACCGTTCGACGATCTCGCTGAGTGAAGTGGTGGCGATCCCGTGTTCGCGGAAGGCGTTGATGGCGCCGACCAGCATCAGAGTGCGGGAATCGGAGTCGGCCATCCCGCCATCGTATGCAATCGCGGCGCTGCTCGATTCCTTCGGTGCGCCCCACTTGCGGCGCGCTGCGGCGATCGGACACCGCGTTTGTGGGCTGGTCATGAGGATGAGGCGTCTTGAGGTGGGTTCATCTCTGCCTCCCGGTATGTCGATCGGTATAGGAACGAACCTGAGACTAGATGTAACTCGTAGATACAGTCAAGTGTTGCATGCAGGTAGTGTGCAGTAGCTGATGTTCTTAGTGGTAAATCTCCGCGATCAGTGGTTATATCGTGCGATATAGAGATTGAGTTGACCGAGATCGAGACAGTGGGCCGGCGGACCGGATTACTCTCACGGCTGCGGGTGCAGACTTGTCAAGCAATGGAATCAACCGGAGTTGAAATGGCCGGTACGGAATGCCCGGATGTGTTGCCGTCGTTGACGAGTGCAGCAGTGGTGGAATCGCCAGTGCACGCAACGAAGGAGCAGGATCATGCGCATCGGAATCATCGGAGCCGGTCAGATCGGTGGAACGCTCACACGCAGGCTGACTGCGCTCGGTCACGACGTGCGCGTCTCGAACTCTCGCACACCGGAAACGCTTGCAGAACTCGAGGCGGAAACCGGTGCAAAGGCGGTACTGAATACCGAAGCCGCCGAAGGTGCCGACCTGGTGATCGTGAGCATCCCGCAGAAGAACGTCGTGGACCTTCCCGCCGGCATCCTCGCGGGCGCGGCCGACGGCGCTCCGGTGATCGAGACCAACAACTACTACCCGCAGCAGCGAGACGGTTTGATCGCCGCAATCGAAGACGGTCAGACTGAAAGCGATTGGGTGCAAGAGCACCTCGGCGTTCCGGTCTTCAAGGCATTCAACGGAATCTGGTGGAAGCACCTTCTCGAGAAGGGCCTACCGGAAGGCACGAGCGGCCGAATCGCGCTCCCGATCGCCGGTGACGACGAGCTGAAGAAGCAGGTTGTCTTCGACCTGATCAATCAACTCGGCTTCGACCCCGTCGACGCGGGCACCATCGAAGACTCCTGGCGCCAGCAGCCGGGAACCCCTGTCTACGGCAAGGACTTTGATCGGGACGCTACGTTGAAGGCACTTGCTCAGGCAACACCGGAGCGCACCGACGAGTGGCGTGCTGTCGCGGATTGACGTGACTTGCGCGAGCGGCGGTTCCCGAATACGGAACCGCCGCTCGGGCAGTGAATTAGTCCTTGACCTTCGCCATCGCCAGTACGTCGAGACGCTTGTCGAGTTCGGCTTCGCTGAGCTTGTCCGGAACGAGTCCGCGCTCGACAACAACCTGCCGAATCGTCTTCTTCTCCTTCAGAGCCTGCTTTGCAACCGACGCGGCCTCCTCGTACCCGATCGCCGAGTTGAGCGGCGTCACGATCGACGGCGAAGATTCGGCGAGGGTCTTGAGGTGCTCCTCGTGCGCCACCAGTCCGCTGACGCACTTGTCCGCGAACAACCGGGAAACATTGGCCAGCAACGTGAATGACTCGAGCAGGTTGCGTGCCATCATCGGGATGTAGACGTTGAGTTCGAACGCGCCGGCAGCGCCGCCCCACGCGATGGCCGCGTCATTTCCGATAACCTGCGCAGCTACCTGCGTAACAGCCTCCGGAAGAACGGGATTGACCTTGCCTGGCATGATCGAGCTGCCTGGCTGCAAATCCGGGAGCGCTATCTCGCCGAGACCGGTCAACGGTCCCGAGCCCATCCAGCGAATGTCGTTGGCAATCTTCGTCAGCGAGACCGCGATGGTGCGCAGGGCGCCCGACGCTTCCACCAGACCGTCACGGGCAGCCTGCGCCTCGAAGCTGTTCTTTGCCGGAACCAGCGCGTCGACCCCCGTCGACTTGACCAGCTCCGCAACAACTTTGGGCCCGAATCCGTCCGGTGCATTGAGTCCGGTACCCACCGCGGTGCCGCCGATCGGCAGTTCGCCGAGCCGGGGGAGTGTTGCCTTGATTCGTTCGATGCCGGCCTCGATCTGGCGTGCGTAACCGCCGAACTCCTGACCGAGGGTCACCGGAACCGCATCCATCAGGTGGGTGCGTCCGGACTTGACGACGGACTTCCACTCGGCGGATTTCGCGGCGAGCGCTGCGTGTAGATGCTCCAGAGCCGGAACAAGATCCGTGACGGCGGCTTCCGTCGCTGCGACATGCGTGGCCGTCGGGAATGTGTCGTTGGAGGACTGCGACATGTTGACGTCATCGTTCGGATGCACATCCACGTCGTTGGCCTGCGCGATCGACGCGATGACCTCGTTGGCGTTCATGTTGGAGCTGGTGCCCGAGCCGGTCTGAAAAACATCGATGGGGAACTGATCGTCGTGCTTGCCGTCGGCAATCTCGTTGGCGGCCGAGATGATGGCATCGGCTTTGTCGGCGGCGAGAAGGCCAAGATCCTTGTTGACCTGCGCACACGCGGCTTTGAGAAGGCCCATCGCACGAATCTGAGTGCGTTCGAGGGGGCGGCCGCTGATCGGGAAATTCTCGACTGCGCGTTGGGTTTGTGCTCGCCACAACGCGTCGATGGGCACCCGAACTTCACCCATGGTGTCGTGTTCGATTCGGAACTGCTGCTCGTTGCTTTCCGTCATGTGTCCACAGTGCCACTTTCGGAGGGCCTGTAGGGGACTACGCACCCTGTGCGTCGTTGTGGCAGTGCCGAACCACACAACGACGCACAGGGCGAAGCCGTCAGAACGTCGGGGGAACTGCGCCCTCTTCGCCGTCGAAGTCCACCGAGCTGTACTCGCGGAGCTTCTCGAGACGGTGGTACGCGTCGATCATGCGGACAGTGCCGGACTTGCTGCGCATCACGATGGACTGCGTGCTGGCGCCGCCGCCGTAGTAGCGGACACCGCGCAGCAGATCACCATCGGTGACGCCCGTCGCGCAGAAGAAGACGTTCTCGCCCGAGACCAGATCTTCGGTGGTCAGGATGCGATCGAGATCATGGCCGGCGTCGATGGCCTTCTGACGCTCTTCGTCGTCGGTGGGAGCCAGCTTGCCCTGCAACGATCCACCCATGCAGCGCATGGCCGCAGCGGCGATGATGCCCTCGGGCGTGCCGCCGATGCCGACCAGCATGTCCGTGCCGGACTCCGGACGCGCAGCGGCGATAGCGCCGGCAACGTCACCGTCGGAAATCAGACGGATACGAGCGCCCGTGTCGCGAACGTCCTGGATCAGCTGGTTGTGGCGCGGACGGTCCAGGATGCAGATCGTGATGTCGGAGACCGACGCCTTCTTGACCTTCGCGACGCGCTTGATGTTCTCGGCAATCGGGGCGCTGATGTCGATGACATCCGCAGCGTCCGGTCCGACAGCGATCTTCTCCATGTAGAACACAGCAGACGGATCGAACATCGCGCCGCGCTCGGCCACAGCCAACACCGAGATGGCGTTGGGCATGCCCTTGGACATCAGCGTGGTTCCGTCAACCGGGTCGACAGCAAAGTCGCAGTCCGGGCCGTCGCCGTTGCCGACCTCTTCGCCGTTGAACAGCATCGGCGCTTCGTCCTTCTCGCCCTCGCCGATGACAACGATGCCGCGCATGGACACCGAAGAAACAAGCTGACGCATCGCGTCGACGGCAGCACCGTCGCCGCCTTCCTTGTCGCCGCGTCCAACCCAGCGACCTGCAGCCATCGCGCCGGCTTCGGTGACTCGGACCAATTCGAGAGCGAGGTTACGGTCCGGGGTCTCACGATGAATGCTGCTGGCCGTCATGTGCGGTGCCTCCTGGCGCGGTCGCGGTCGACGGGGTGTGTCGACGCAAGTGGTTTCTTCAGGCGTGATTGTCCCAGATGGGAGCCACTGTGTGCGCTGCTGGGTCAGGGCCGTGGTGATTTGTCACGCTTAGGGGTACCGGGAATCGTTACAAGCGGCCGGTACCTGGATACTGGGAGTGTGGCATCGAAGAAACCCCGCATTCTCGAAGACAACAAAGACATGGTCTGGTCTCTCGTACCGCTGGTGCTGTTCTGCATCATCATCGCGGGCATCGCCAGCCAGTGCACGTTCAGCCCGGGAGGCCCCACTCAGGGACCGATCCCGAGCGTCGACATCGACGCAGCGCTGAACTACGACGCCAAAGAGTTGGGCTTCCCGATCCGCAAACCTGAAGTTCCCGAGGGCTGGACCCCGAACTCGGGTAGCCGGAAAGTGATCACCGGCGACGGTGGCGGCGATTCCAGCACTGTGGGATTCATCACCTCGAACGGCAGCTACATTCAGCTGACGCAGAGCAACGCCGAAGAATTTCCTCTGGTGTCCTACGTCGCCGGCGGTCAGCGTTTTGCGACGGGTGTCGAAGACATCGACGGCCACACCTGGAACGTCTTCGGCGGCGAGGGCGTCGAATCAATCTGGGTGACCGACGTAGACGGAGTTCGTCTCCTCATTACCGGTGCCGCGCCGGCCGAGGACTTCACGACCCTGGCGCGCAACGCCGGCCAGGCCGAGCCGATCGTCCCCTAGATTCCCGGGCCTATTCGTCCGACCCGGACAGCCTCTATTCGTCCGACCCGGACAGCGCTGTCTCCACGCGAGCCCTAGCGCCCGCCAAGTGCTCCTCACATCGCTTGGCGAGCGCTTCGCCACGCTCCCACAAGGCCAATGAGGCATCGAGGTCCAGGCCGCCCTGCTCGAGGATCTTCACGACGCCCACCAGTTCGTCGCGGGCAGCTTCGTACCCGAGTTCGGTGATGTCGATGTCTGCGGGGTTGTTGTCGGCGTTGCTCATTTTTCTCTTCCCATTACTGCGGCGCGAACAGCGCCGTCTGCAAGTCGAACTCGTATCTGAGTGCCAGGCGGCGCGTCCTCGACCGAGCGCAGTACTTCCGGATCGCCGTCCGCGATGATGCGCTGCACCACTGCATAGCCCCTGGCCAGCGTGGCTGCCGGACCAAGAGTTGTCAGGCGCGCCCGCAAATGCTCGACGGTTCGCGATTCGGAGTCGATCAGTCTGCTGACATCGCGTCGGCCGGCGGCTTGGAGTCGTTCGACTTCCTCGGCCCGACGGTCGATGGCCAGCAGCGGCGACGCCATCACCGGGCGGGTGCGTAGTTGCTCGATGAGGTGCGACTCGCGCTTTACCCAACTGCGTAGCGCCGCGGCACTGCGATCGCGGAGTTCGGAAACCAGCGCTGCTTCCGCAACGGCGTCGGGAACCACCCGCTTCGCGGCATCGGTCGGTGTGGCAGCGCGAAGGTCGGCGACGTGGTCGCTCAACGGACTGTCTGGTTCGTGGCCGATCGCACTGACGACGGGTGTCGTGCACGCCACGATGGCCCGGCACAGTGCCTCGTCGGAGAACGGAAGCAGATCTTCGACGCTTCCACCGCCGCGCGCGAGGATGATGACATCCACTTCGGGGTTCGCGTCGAGGTCCTTCAACGCCTCGATGATCTGAGGCACGGCCGTCGGACCTTGAACTGCTGTGTTACGCACCGCAATTGCGACAGCGGGCCACCGTCGATGGGCGACGGACACGACGTCCTTCTCGGCGGCACTCGCCCGTCCGGTGATCAGCCCGATCGTTCCGGGCAAGAACGGCAGCGGACGCTTGAGCCGGGGATCGAACAGACCCTCAGCCGCCAACAGTGCGCGCAGTCGCTCGATCCGCGCGAGCAATTCACCGATGCCGAC
The nucleotide sequence above comes from Rhodococcus sp. KBS0724. Encoded proteins:
- a CDS encoding MFS transporter; translated protein: MMTKSRRFTALIFICLAELLVVLDNTVVNVALPTMSVDLFAGVSDLQWIVDAYTLTFAGFLLTFGHLGDRFGRRRVMIIGLIGVGAMSLVGALASNLEQVIMARAAMGVFAAAVFPATLAMITNIFTDAKERAIAIAAWTAMAGFAIAIGPTAGGWLLEHFSWHSVFWMNVPAALLVIVGVLLVVPESKAFHVGRFDFVGTILSLLGIVILVWTIIDAPHRGWVSTLSITGYLSATVLLAAFVVWELRTDSPILNMNLFRIRRFSFPALAIAVSYFSMFGFLFLITQYFQGVREYSPLEFGIHSLPFAAAVAVGAPVATLAAQKLGTTAVMVFGLLVLSGGMFLAGQTTVDTPYLGPVVISMVLMGLGLAIVQGPATDSIMSSVPLDEAGAGSAVNDTTRELGGTLGVAVIGSIVASYYTSKVAPIVDAIPDAVMSAQEKGFARESVLSVIEIRSRDISPLFEQQKESLILTMKTACLDGFAIASYFTVGAALVTALLVALFLPWKPTTDGSILSSLAPKTPK
- a CDS encoding TetR/AcrR family transcriptional regulator; translation: MTSPQTRCPIAAARRKWGAPKESSSAAIAYDGGMADSDSRTLMLVGAINAFREHGIATTSLSEIVERSGAPRGSVYHYFPEGKGQLAGEAVAYFGRGVSAAISSMIAQSSPPEIIDAVVTIFRNSLVESDFASSCPVAAAAVEGASTPAALVAAGESFTSWESLLTSFFWQQGHPSETAAQCATVVIASIEGATLMAKAQHTTAPLDRIGAHLKALVSAPS
- a CDS encoding NADPH-dependent F420 reductase, with the translated sequence MQQWWNRQCTQRRSRIMRIGIIGAGQIGGTLTRRLTALGHDVRVSNSRTPETLAELEAETGAKAVLNTEAAEGADLVIVSIPQKNVVDLPAGILAGAADGAPVIETNNYYPQQRDGLIAAIEDGQTESDWVQEHLGVPVFKAFNGIWWKHLLEKGLPEGTSGRIALPIAGDDELKKQVVFDLINQLGFDPVDAGTIEDSWRQQPGTPVYGKDFDRDATLKALAQATPERTDEWRAVAD
- a CDS encoding class II fumarate hydratase, coding for MTESNEQQFRIEHDTMGEVRVPIDALWRAQTQRAVENFPISGRPLERTQIRAMGLLKAACAQVNKDLGLLAADKADAIISAANEIADGKHDDQFPIDVFQTGSGTSSNMNANEVIASIAQANDVDVHPNDDVNMSQSSNDTFPTATHVAATEAAVTDLVPALEHLHAALAAKSAEWKSVVKSGRTHLMDAVPVTLGQEFGGYARQIEAGIERIKATLPRLGELPIGGTAVGTGLNAPDGFGPKVVAELVKSTGVDALVPAKNSFEAQAARDGLVEASGALRTIAVSLTKIANDIRWMGSGPLTGLGEIALPDLQPGSSIMPGKVNPVLPEAVTQVAAQVIGNDAAIAWGGAAGAFELNVYIPMMARNLLESFTLLANVSRLFADKCVSGLVAHEEHLKTLAESSPSIVTPLNSAIGYEEAASVAKQALKEKKTIRQVVVERGLVPDKLSEAELDKRLDVLAMAKVKD
- the glpX gene encoding class II fructose-bisphosphatase, encoding MTASSIHRETPDRNLALELVRVTEAGAMAAGRWVGRGDKEGGDGAAVDAMRQLVSSVSMRGIVVIGEGEKDEAPMLFNGEEVGNGDGPDCDFAVDPVDGTTLMSKGMPNAISVLAVAERGAMFDPSAVFYMEKIAVGPDAADVIDISAPIAENIKRVAKVKKASVSDITICILDRPRHNQLIQDVRDTGARIRLISDGDVAGAIAAARPESGTDMLVGIGGTPEGIIAAAAMRCMGGSLQGKLAPTDDEERQKAIDAGHDLDRILTTEDLVSGENVFFCATGVTDGDLLRGVRYYGGGASTQSIVMRSKSGTVRMIDAYHRLEKLREYSSVDFDGEEGAVPPTF
- a CDS encoding DUF4245 domain-containing protein, encoding MASKKPRILEDNKDMVWSLVPLVLFCIIIAGIASQCTFSPGGPTQGPIPSVDIDAALNYDAKELGFPIRKPEVPEGWTPNSGSRKVITGDGGGDSSTVGFITSNGSYIQLTQSNAEEFPLVSYVAGGQRFATGVEDIDGHTWNVFGGEGVESIWVTDVDGVRLLITGAAPAEDFTTLARNAGQAEPIVP
- a CDS encoding exodeoxyribonuclease VII small subunit, which codes for MSNADNNPADIDITELGYEAARDELVGVVKILEQGGLDLDASLALWERGEALAKRCEEHLAGARARVETALSGSDE
- the xseA gene encoding exodeoxyribonuclease VII large subunit produces the protein MTSAQRPPAQQRPTGSGASSPEQPWPVRTVSAKVAGWIDRLGSIWVEGQITQINARPGTRTAFLVLRDPSADMSLSVTCSPQLLHNSPVPLTEGSRVVMFGKLSFYTGRGTVSLRVTEIRAVGIGELLARIERLRALLAAEGLFDPRLKRPLPFLPGTIGLITGRASAAEKDVVSVAHRRWPAVAIAVRNTAVQGPTAVPQIIEALKDLDANPEVDVIILARGGGSVEDLLPFSDEALCRAIVACTTPVVSAIGHEPDSPLSDHVADLRAATPTDAAKRVVPDAVAEAALVSELRDRSAAALRSWVKRESHLIEQLRTRPVMASPLLAIDRRAEEVERLQAAGRRDVSRLIDSESRTVEHLRARLTTLGPAATLARGYAVVQRIIADGDPEVLRSVEDAPPGTQIRVRLADGAVRAAVMGREK